The Corallococcus exiguus genome has a window encoding:
- a CDS encoding phage tail terminator protein produces the protein MADALKDVELHVAQLLDAAALGVSRTASPPSLYTGPMPMPAPPLAVAVREMPGAAPEDYMGTGRSYLQRDVQVLVRGRDYLEAQSLARGCWRALHLAAVPGYVSCRSQGLPSYLGEGDNHRHRFVLTVTLAHVV, from the coding sequence ATGGCCGACGCGTTGAAGGATGTGGAGCTCCACGTGGCCCAGCTGTTGGACGCGGCCGCGCTGGGCGTCTCCCGGACGGCGTCCCCGCCCAGCCTCTACACGGGGCCCATGCCCATGCCGGCGCCGCCGTTGGCGGTGGCCGTGCGTGAGATGCCGGGCGCCGCGCCCGAGGACTACATGGGCACGGGGCGCAGCTACCTTCAGCGGGACGTCCAGGTGCTGGTGCGCGGCCGTGACTACCTGGAGGCCCAGTCCCTGGCCCGCGGGTGCTGGCGCGCGCTGCACCTGGCGGCCGTCCCCGGCTACGTCTCCTGCCGCTCGCAGGGCCTGCCCTCCTACCTGGGCGAGGGCGACAACCACCGGCACCGCTTCGTCCTCACCGTCACCCTCGCCCACGTCGTCTGA
- a CDS encoding phage tail tube protein, whose amino-acid sequence MAGEPEVLYAQRVHFTATPTTTLVSLEDGTSETPSTELDGINECSVSTAIDSVDMNYFGGDGYKRNAATLRGLTISLNGHRIAGNAAQDLMETHMLSGQVGYLHVIKDEAATAGKRGVRYAARIMSFDSGGPSSDVDKLTASLNGQGAPVKV is encoded by the coding sequence ATGGCTGGAGAACCCGAAGTCCTCTACGCGCAGCGCGTCCACTTCACCGCCACGCCCACCACCACCCTCGTGAGCCTGGAGGATGGCACGTCCGAGACGCCCTCTACGGAGTTGGACGGCATCAACGAGTGCAGCGTGTCCACGGCCATCGACAGCGTGGACATGAACTACTTCGGCGGCGACGGATACAAGCGCAACGCCGCCACACTGCGCGGCCTCACCATCAGCCTCAACGGGCACCGCATCGCGGGCAACGCTGCGCAGGACCTGATGGAGACGCACATGCTCTCCGGCCAGGTGGGCTACCTGCACGTCATCAAGGACGAGGCGGCGACCGCGGGCAAGCGCGGGGTGCGGTACGCGGCGCGCATCATGTCCTTCGACTCGGGTGGCCCGTCCTCAGACGTGGACAAGCTGACGGCCTCCCTCAACGGCCAGGGCGCGCCCGTCAAGGTGTAG
- a CDS encoding phage tail protein: MSDVPQYRKPIGTARKFIKRVDIDGAPYDICEPSAGDKTLVLKMSKEAGEIDAERKPVNEDAGVYFLARVAIACLNHPGGRRRAFDMNSREDLEAVKLEPWLVDLAKDFTSGFGGKTVEEEQGNSEATPS; this comes from the coding sequence ATGAGCGACGTCCCCCAGTACCGCAAGCCCATCGGCACCGCCCGGAAGTTCATCAAGCGCGTCGACATCGACGGCGCCCCCTACGACATCTGCGAGCCGTCGGCGGGCGACAAGACCCTCGTGCTGAAGATGAGCAAGGAGGCCGGGGAGATTGACGCGGAACGCAAGCCCGTCAACGAAGACGCCGGCGTGTACTTCCTGGCCCGTGTCGCCATCGCCTGCCTGAACCACCCGGGCGGGCGCCGCCGCGCCTTCGACATGAACAGCCGCGAGGACCTGGAGGCCGTGAAGCTGGAGCCCTGGCTGGTGGACCTCGCGAAGGACTTCACCTCCGGCTTCGGTGGCAAGACAGTGGAGGAGGAGCAGGGAAACTCCGAAGCCACCCCGAGCTGA